The following nucleotide sequence is from Gallaecimonas pentaromativorans.
CGGCATTCGCCGCCTCGAAGCCCGCCCTACTGCCGAGCTTTGCATTGATTGCAAAACCCTGGCAGAGATCCGTGAGAAGCAAATGGCCGGCTGATGCCCGGTTATGTGGGGCGTTTTGCCCCAAGCCCTTCAGGGCCGTTACACCTGGGTTCCCTGGTGGCGGCCCTTGGTTCTTTTCTGGACGCCAAACGCCACCAAGGCCGCTGGCTGCTCCGCATCGAAGATATCGACCCTCCCCGCGAAGTGCCCGGTGCCAGCGACGCCATCTTGCGTACCCTGGATGCCTTTGGCCTGCATTGGGACGGCGCCGTTCGCTATCAAAGCGCCTGCCATGACCACTACCGTGAACGCCTGGCCTTTTTAGCCAGCAATGGGCTGAGTTATCGCTGCGCTTGTACCCGCAAGCAACTCAAAGCCCAAGGTCTGCACCAGCGCGAACTTTGCCAATGCCCGGCAACAGCTGAGGCGGCAGCGCTGCGCTTTAAAAACGACGACCCCCAAAGCCAATTTACCGACCGGCGCTTAGGCCAAATAACGGTGCCGGCTGCATTTGCCTGTGAAGATTTCATCATCCACCGTAAAGACGGCCTCTTTGCCTACCAATTGGCAGTGGTGAGCGACGACATCGACCAGGGCATCACCCAGATTGTGCGGGGCGCCGATCTGCTGGATGCCACCGTCTGGCAATTGCAGCTGTACCGGGCCTTTGGCGCCCAGCAGGTCGGGTATCTGCACCTGCCGTTGGTGATGGACGAAGACGGCCAAAAGCTTTCCAAACAGAACCACGCCGCCCCCATTGACGATGCCAATCCGATACCGGCACTCAGCGCAGCCCTTGGCTATCTTGGCCTAAAAAGTCGCGATGACAGCTCGGTAGAGGCCCTGCTCAAAGACGCCATCATGCAATGGTCATGGCTGGATGATTCTCAACCGGCGCAAGCTCGGGTATGATTTGCGCCTTAATCAGCTTGTATGTGCATTCAGGTGAACGCCATCATTTCTAGAGTTATTGATTTTTGTCGCCGCGTTGTCGGCGGTAAAGAAGAAGAAGTCACCCGCGTTATCCCCAGGGACGACCACTCCATCAGTCGCAAGGACATCAGCGACAACGCGCTCAAGGTGCTTTATCGCCTCAACAAGGCCGGTTACCAGGCTTATCTGGTGGGCGGCGGTGTCCGCGATCTGCTGCTTGGCCTTCAGCCCAAAGATTTTGACATCGTCACCAACGCTAGGCCCGACGACATCAAAAAACTGTTCCGTAACTGCCGCCTGGTTGGGCGGCGGTTCCGCCTGGCCCATATCCTCTTTGGCCGCGACATCATCGAAGTGGCCACCTTCCGGGGCAGCCAGACCGACGATCCCCAGGCCGCCCGCTCCGACGAAGGCATGCTGCTGCGCGACAACGCCTACTCCGACTCGGTCGAAGAAGACGCCCTGCGCCGCGATTTCTCCATCAACGCCCTTTACTACAACATCGCCGATTACAGCATCCTCGACTTTGCTGGCGGCATGAAGGCGCTGGAGAACCGCCGTATCGATCTGATTGGCGACCCTGCCACCCGCTACCGCGAAGATCCGGTGCGGATGCTGCGGGCGGTGCGCTTTGCCACCAAGCTCGGCATGGATATCGCCCCGGCCACGGCCGCTCCCATCCGCGAATTGGCGCCACTGCTGGACGACATTCCGGCAGCGCGCCTCTTTGAAGAGAGCCTCAAGCTGTTCATGGCCGGCAAGGGGCTGGATAACTTCCAGATGCTGAGCGAGTACGGCCTGCTGCAGCGACTGTTCCCGAGCCTGGTGCCGTTTTTGGACGACCCGCGCGCTGGCCGCTTTATCGAGCTGGCCCTGGAGAACACCGACTATCGGGTCCGTAACGATCTTAAAAGCACCCCGGCATTCCTGTTTGCCGCCCTGCTGTGGCCGGTGCTGGACGTCAGAGCCCAGGACATTCTCTTGGAGTCTGGCCTGCCCACCAACGACGCCTATCAGATAGCCATGAACGAAGTGCTGGACGAGCAATGCAAACGCATCGCCATCCCGCGCCGCTTTACCACCACCATCCGCGAAATTTGGACCTTGCAGACCCGCCTGGACAAACGCGCCGGCCGCCGCGCCGACCGCCTGTTCGAGCACCCCCGTTTTCGCGCCGCTTTTGATTTCCTGGAAATGCGCGGCGAAGTGGAAGGCAAGGAGATCAAAGCCCTGGCCCAGTGGTGGCACCAGTATCAGGAAACCGACGGCAGCGGCCGCCAGCAGCTGGTGTCTGGCCTGTTTGAGGCCAAAGGCCCCAAACGCCGCAAGCCCCGTAAACGCAAACCTCGCCCCCGTACCCAAGGCGAGGCGTGAGGGTCAGGGCCTATATCGGGCTGGGCGCCAACCTGGCCAGCCCCGCCCGCCAGCTTTGGCAGGCCCTGCACCACCTGGCCACCATCGAGCACAGCACGCTGGTGGCCAGCTCCAGTTTCTACGGCTCCAAACCCATGGGGCCGCAAGACCAGCCTGACTATGTCAATGCCGTGGCGGCCCTGGATACTGCCCTGCCCCCTCTGGCGTTGCTGGACGCCCTGCAAGCCATAGAGCTGCGCCAGGGGCGAGTGCGCCAGCGGCGCTGGGGCGAGCGCACCCTGGATTTAGACCTGCTGCTTTACGGCCAGCAGCAGTTGGCACTGCCCAGGCTCACGGTGCCCCATGAAGGCCTTAAAGTCCGTTCTTTTGTCCTAGAACCCTTGAAAGAACTGGCTCCCAAACTGGTATTACCAGACGGGGAGTCCTTGGAATACCTGCCTTCCCACGCTGGGGAGCTGGTCAAGGTTGCAGCGCCTCTTTGAGTCGGCTGCACCTTGAGTTAGAGTAATCGCCCTAATTTCGCTCGGAAGGTCCTCTTATGAGCAAGGTAAACGAAGCGGCGCTGAAAAAGCGCACCAGCATTTCCACCCTGCATAAGATGAAACAAAAAGGTGAGAAGTTCGCGACCCTCACCGCCTACGACGCCAGTTTTGCCCAGCTTTTTGACGAGCAGGGCGTCGCCATGTTGCTGATTGGCGACTCCCTTGGCAACGTAGTCCAGGGCCTGGACGACACCCTGGGCGTTACCACCGACGATATCGCCTACCACACCCGCTGCGTGCGCCGCGCTACCCAGGGCGCCCTTATCGTCGCCGACCTGCCCTTTATGAGTTACGCCACCCCCCAGCAGGCCTGCGAAAATGCCGCCATGCTGATGCGCGCCGGCGCTCAGATGGTCAAGCTTGAAGGCGGTGAGTGGGTGTGCGACACCATTCGTACCCTGGTGGAACGCTCGGTGCCGGTGTGCGCCCACATCGGCCTGATGCCCCAATCGGTACATGTGATGGGTGGCTACAAGGTGCAGGGCAAGAGCGAAGAAGACGCCGCCCGAATTCTGCGTGACGCCAAAGCGGTTGAAGCCGCTGGCGCCCAGCTGCTGGTGATTGAATGTGTCAGCAAGAAGGTGGCCAAGGCGGTGACCGAGGCGCTCAGCATTCCGGTTATCGGCATTGGCGCCGGCCCCGACACCGACGGCCAGGTACTGGTGATGCACGACATGTTCGGCATCAGCGCCGGGCACACGCCCAAGTTCTCCAAAAATTTCCTGATAGAAACCGGCAACATGCAAGACGCGGTTGCCCGTTATGTTTCCGACGTGGCCGAAGGGCGTTTCCCGGCGGCCGAGCACTCCTTTGATTGAGGTAACCATAGAATGCGCACCGTGCATTCCGTTAAAGATCTGCGCGCCCAGGTAAAGGCCTGGCACCAGAAAGGGGAGCGGGTCGCCCTGGTTCCCACCATGGGCAACCTGCACCAGGGGCACCTGACATTGGTCAGGGAAGCCAAGCAACTGGCCGACCGGGTGGTGGTCTCCATTTTCGTCAACCCCATGCAGTTTGGGGCCAACGAGGACCTGTCGGCCTATCCGCGAACGCCGGACGAAGACTCCAGCGCCCTGTTCGAAGAAGGGGTGGACCTGCTGTTCATGCCGAGCGTAGAGGCCCTCTACCCCAACGGTATGGAAGGCCACACCAAGGTGGAGGTGCCCGCCATTTCCGATCTGTACTGTGGCCAGACCCGCCCCGGGCATTTTCGCGGTGTGGCAACGGTGGTGTGCAAGCTCTTTAACCTGGTACAGCCCGATATCGCCTGCTTTGGCACCAAGGACTACCAGCAGTTGGCCGTCATTCGCCGTATGGTCGAAGACCTGGCCATGCCCATCGACATCAAAGGTGTCGAAACGGTGCGCGCTGAAGACGGCTTGGCCCTTAGCTCCCGTAACGGCTACCTCACCAGCGAGGAGCGCGCCCAGGCGCCGGCCCTTTACGCCACCCTCAATGCCATGGGCGATAGCCTCACCCAAGGTGAGCAGGACTTTGCTGCCCTTATCGACCAGGGCAAAGCCCAGCTTAGCCAAGCCGGATTTAAGCCCGATTACCTTTATATCCTCAACGCCGACACCCTGCTGCCGGCTGCCAAAGAGGATAAGGAATTGGTTTTATTGGCGGCGGCCTACCTAGGTAAAGCGCGGCTTATCGACAACCTGCGAGTAGATTTGCAGGCCTAACAGAATTGGTTTATATTGCGCCGACTTTCTCGGCTACGTGGTACGATAGCCGCGTTTCCCCGTAAAGGTCGCGAAGAAACATAGGATTTTTAGCCATGCAAAGAGTCATGCTGCAAGGCAAACTGCACCAGGCCCGAGTAACCCACTCTGTTCTGGAATATGAAGGTTCCTGTGCCATCGACCAGGACTTCCTGGACGCTGCCGGCATTCTGGAATACGAAGAGATCCAGATTTACAACATCGACAACGGTGAGCGCTTCACCACCTACGCCATCAGCGGCGAACGTGGTTCCAAAGTGATCTCCGTTAACGGTGCGGCGGCCCACAAGGCCAAGCAAGGTGACCGCGTGATCATCTGCGCCTTTGTCCGCCTCGATGATGCCGAAGCCAAGAAGCACAAGCCCAGCCTTGTCTACCTTGATGCCAAGAACAACATCGTGCGCACCAGTAAGGATATTCCTGTACAGGTTGCCTGATATTGATCT
It contains:
- the gluQRS gene encoding tRNA glutamyl-Q(34) synthetase GluQRS, yielding MPGYVGRFAPSPSGPLHLGSLVAALGSFLDAKRHQGRWLLRIEDIDPPREVPGASDAILRTLDAFGLHWDGAVRYQSACHDHYRERLAFLASNGLSYRCACTRKQLKAQGLHQRELCQCPATAEAAALRFKNDDPQSQFTDRRLGQITVPAAFACEDFIIHRKDGLFAYQLAVVSDDIDQGITQIVRGADLLDATVWQLQLYRAFGAQQVGYLHLPLVMDEDGQKLSKQNHAAPIDDANPIPALSAALGYLGLKSRDDSSVEALLKDAIMQWSWLDDSQPAQARV
- the folK gene encoding 2-amino-4-hydroxy-6-hydroxymethyldihydropteridine diphosphokinase, which codes for MRVRAYIGLGANLASPARQLWQALHHLATIEHSTLVASSSFYGSKPMGPQDQPDYVNAVAALDTALPPLALLDALQAIELRQGRVRQRRWGERTLDLDLLLYGQQQLALPRLTVPHEGLKVRSFVLEPLKELAPKLVLPDGESLEYLPSHAGELVKVAAPL
- the pcnB gene encoding polynucleotide adenylyltransferase PcnB, with product MISRVIDFCRRVVGGKEEEVTRVIPRDDHSISRKDISDNALKVLYRLNKAGYQAYLVGGGVRDLLLGLQPKDFDIVTNARPDDIKKLFRNCRLVGRRFRLAHILFGRDIIEVATFRGSQTDDPQAARSDEGMLLRDNAYSDSVEEDALRRDFSINALYYNIADYSILDFAGGMKALENRRIDLIGDPATRYREDPVRMLRAVRFATKLGMDIAPATAAPIRELAPLLDDIPAARLFEESLKLFMAGKGLDNFQMLSEYGLLQRLFPSLVPFLDDPRAGRFIELALENTDYRVRNDLKSTPAFLFAALLWPVLDVRAQDILLESGLPTNDAYQIAMNEVLDEQCKRIAIPRRFTTTIREIWTLQTRLDKRAGRRADRLFEHPRFRAAFDFLEMRGEVEGKEIKALAQWWHQYQETDGSGRQQLVSGLFEAKGPKRRKPRKRKPRPRTQGEA
- the panC gene encoding pantoate--beta-alanine ligase is translated as MRTVHSVKDLRAQVKAWHQKGERVALVPTMGNLHQGHLTLVREAKQLADRVVVSIFVNPMQFGANEDLSAYPRTPDEDSSALFEEGVDLLFMPSVEALYPNGMEGHTKVEVPAISDLYCGQTRPGHFRGVATVVCKLFNLVQPDIACFGTKDYQQLAVIRRMVEDLAMPIDIKGVETVRAEDGLALSSRNGYLTSEERAQAPALYATLNAMGDSLTQGEQDFAALIDQGKAQLSQAGFKPDYLYILNADTLLPAAKEDKELVLLAAAYLGKARLIDNLRVDLQA
- the panB gene encoding 3-methyl-2-oxobutanoate hydroxymethyltransferase translates to MSKVNEAALKKRTSISTLHKMKQKGEKFATLTAYDASFAQLFDEQGVAMLLIGDSLGNVVQGLDDTLGVTTDDIAYHTRCVRRATQGALIVADLPFMSYATPQQACENAAMLMRAGAQMVKLEGGEWVCDTIRTLVERSVPVCAHIGLMPQSVHVMGGYKVQGKSEEDAARILRDAKAVEAAGAQLLVIECVSKKVAKAVTEALSIPVIGIGAGPDTDGQVLVMHDMFGISAGHTPKFSKNFLIETGNMQDAVARYVSDVAEGRFPAAEHSFD
- the panD gene encoding aspartate 1-decarboxylase gives rise to the protein MQRVMLQGKLHQARVTHSVLEYEGSCAIDQDFLDAAGILEYEEIQIYNIDNGERFTTYAISGERGSKVISVNGAAAHKAKQGDRVIICAFVRLDDAEAKKHKPSLVYLDAKNNIVRTSKDIPVQVA